The genomic window CAAGCCATACCCAAAGGCTGCAACGCCCATATAACGCCTGTTTTTAAGCAGCCAGCGGCTTACGGTTTTGCCAAATTGCCAACGCTTTAATAAAAATGTGAGTGGGGTGATCGCCATCGTTAAAACAATCAGTTGCACGGACAAAACGCCAGTAAAGTTCATGATTTCTGCGTAATAACGATTGTTTTCATAAAGATCCCAAACCAGCGGCCATGCCCACCATGAAAGTGCAAACCACACCACATATGGCGTGTTGATGAGGGTGATGATTTTACGAATAGCTTGGGGCAAGTGGGGTGATCTTATCAAGGGGTGAGATAACGATTGAACTGACACTACAAACAGAAAGGCCAGAGGTAAATGTACCTCTGGCCCCATCTTTATAACTTCGTGTTTTGACTACTCAGCTGCGTTGATGCGAACTTCTTCAGCAGGGTATCCAAGGAAGTCTTGATGCTCATAAGCACCGTGGCAATCGTGGCAGAATTTTTGGCTTACTTTGAAGTCTTTGCCAGCGCCATTCACGCCAGTGTAGAGCCAGTTGCCAAACTCGTCCGCTTCGCCTTTAGCGACTTTTGTCATGATAAGAAGCGGTCCACGTTGTGGTTCACCTTTTTTGTTCACTTTCCAGCTTGCTTTCGCCAGAACAGAACCAACAGGAAGCGCGAATTCGCCTTCGTCGCGCCATTTGATGTATTCATCATAAGCGATGTCATTTGAATATGTTTTCAAGAAACGGTTGCCGTGACCTGCAAACGACGGACCAATGCCTGTCTGTGTCACTTTCCAGCTTTGAAGGTTTGCACCAATTTCGTGGCCTGTTTTCGCATAACCACCATAAAGTTTTTCTTTGATGCACTCATAAAGCTTGTCAATTTCTTCTTGCTCGAAATCGTCAGGAGCCTTCGGGAATGTGCAAGCTGCGTCTTGGGCATGAATTGTTGTCGGTGTTGCGACCCATGCAGAAAGACCAACTGCTAAGCTTGCAGCTATTAGTGCTGTTGATTTAAGTAGTGTTTTCATCGTGTTCTCCTAGATTCCTCGCGACCTGTCTTGAGAGGGACGATGGATTAAATCGGCACCTCGAATATTGTGATTTATAGGCCGCCAATTTGATTGACTGCTAAATCGAAAACGCTCCAACGCTGCACAATCATGCAGATCGCCGTTCTCAATTAAATCAGTAGAAGCAGTACCAATTTGCGGGGCGATACCCACATCACATCTCATCACAATAATGTTGATCAGGCTACCTGTTTCGAACCTACGCCGTTCTTCTTCACAAACCATTTGAGCGAAATGTGCAGCAATTTGGAAGGATATGCAGTTAATTTAATCATTGCGAGATTGGCGCTAAACCCTTGAAATCCGCCATGTTGCGAGGGTAAAATTCCTAAAAATTGCATACTTTGATTGCATTTGGGCAGTGGGTCTGCTTTTGATAACTTATTATTAAAGTGTAGTTTTAGTTATTTTTTGGAATTGTTGTAAATAATGCGTAGGTTATTTTTACTAGGAGTGCGCGGTTTTAGCGCATGTGCGTTGATGTTTGTGCCGTTGGTTGTCGGTTCTTACGCGTCTGCTGAAAGCATGAAAAATGCTGTTAAAACGGCCCTAACAACCAACCCATCCAGTAAAGCCAGTCTATCTGATGTCCGCGCGATCGGCGATGAGTTGTCGGGCTTAAGAAGCGAGTATCTTCCATCCGTTGATCTGTTTGGTGAGCTTGGCGGTCAAGTTGTTGAAAATGACAACGTTTTATCTGTTTCTGATAGCGGTCGTTTGAATGCAACACGACAAATTGGTGTTTCGACAGAGCTTACGCTGTTTGATGGTTTTCGCCGTGCCAACTTAGTTTATCGTAACGCCGCGCGTCTTGATGGTAGCATCTATCGGTTGCTCGCTAATTCTGAAACCATCGCACTGAATGCGGTTGAGGCCTATATTGATGTGGTTCGTCACCGTAATTTACTCCATATCGCAAAGCGCAATGTTAGCCGACATTTCGAATTGGCGGATCAAGTGCGCGCTCGTGTATCTGGCGGCAAGTCACCCATAAGCGATGGCTTTCAAGCGCAAGAACGTTTTCTTGCTGCTCGCGAAGCGGTTACAGGCATCGAACAATCTCTCCGAGATGCGGAAGCGCGTTATAAGCGTGTTGTTGGCCATAAACCACGAGGGAAGATGTCTATTCCTTATGTGAAGCGCCTGCCAAAGAATTTGAATGCGCTGATTTCAAGCAGCATTGCCAATAATAACCGTATCAAGCTTGCCGGTACTGTCGCGAATGAGGCGGGGTTCGAGCGGGAAATTTTAGAATCTGGCCGTCTACCTCGTGTGTCTCTTAATGGCCGCACAAGTTATGGCGCCGATAGAAACGGTTCAAGAGGCAATGATGTTGATGCGTTTTTGGGCGTGAACCTATCTTGGTCCTTGTACAACGGTGGCGCTCGCAAGAAACAAATTTCAGCGCAACAACACCGTATCGACCAAGCAAATTACCAACGTGAAGATATTACGCGTGAAGTGAAAGAACTGGCGTCTCGCGCTTGGAACAGCTTAACGGCAAATCAAAAGCGCTCCGCACTTTTGCGCCAACAGGTTCAGGCCAATCGTAAGATTGTTCAAAATTACATTGAAGAGTTCCAGCTATCAAAACGCAGCTTGCTTGATGTGTTGGATGCTGAACGGGCAAAGTTTAACAATGAAGTGCAAAAGCTTAGTTCCGAGGCCAGTCTTAGCTTCGCTCGTTTTCGCATGCTAGCCGCACAAAGCAAATTGTCTGGCTATTTTGGTCATGATTCATCTGTCGCCGTCGGTGCTCCAACTTTCGAAAAGAAGCTGATTGATACTCCGCGAGCGATTTTCAACATTGAGCTTGAACCGCTTAGATAAGGTTTAAGGTTAGTTTATGGCGAGTGATACGACACAACCTTCAACGGTCGTCTACCTTAAAGATGATAGTGGTAGCGATGGGCGATATTTGCCTGTTGTCGAATGGCTTGCTTCCGAGTTTTCTCAACCCTATTCAAAAGCGGCGGTATTGGCTGCAGTGCCAGATGGGTTTGAGCGAAAAGACGGCACTGTGCTGGCGCGTGCTTTGCAAGAGGTTGGCTTAAAATCAAGCCTTGTGGTTCGTGATCTGCGGGAAGTTGATCCGATTGTTCTGCCTTGCGTTTTGTTTTTAAAAAATGGCCAACCGATTATCCTGACGGGTTTTGCAAATGGGCGAAAACATGCCCGCATTATTGACCTTTCCAAGGGTGAGTTTGAAGAAGAGATTTTGGCCCGCAAACTCCGGCGCGAAGTGCAAAAGTCGCTTTTGTTTGTAACCGAGCAGGCAAGCGCAACAGCGCAACGCCTTGGGCCAGAAACCCGAGCAATGGCGAGTGACAAAAGTCATTGGCTGTGGAAACCATTGCGCGATAATTGGAGCGCTTGGGCGCAGATTGTTGTGGCAGCGCTTGGCATCAATTTGTTCGGTCTTGCCTTGCCGATTTTCGTCATGAATGTTTATGACCGTGTGATCCCGAACCTTGCGTTCGTGACATTATGGACATTGGCCATTGGCGTTTTGATTGCCCTTGTGCTGGATATGATTTTGCGCACGGTGCGGGTCAATGTTTTGGAACTTGCAAGCAGGCGTATTGATCTTGTGATTGCGTCCAAATTGTTCCGCCAAGCCATGCGGGTTAAACTGCTGTCACGTTCGGGTGGTGCAGCCGGAATGGCAAACCACATTCGTGACTTTGAGATGGTGCGCGATTTCTTCGTGTCGTCGAGCTTCGTTGCGATGATTGATCTGGTGTTTATCGGGATATTTGTCACGGTTTTATGGGTGATTGTTGGGCCAATTGCTATCGTGCCGTTGTTGGCGGTGCCTATAGTGGTTTTGCTTGCCTTCTTCGCTCAAATCCCCATTGGGCGCACGGTAAAGCAAAGCCAGCAACTTTCGACGAAGCGTCATGTTGTGCTGGTGGAAAGCCTGCTTGGTATTGAAACCATCAAGAGCGTCAACGGTGAACCAACGATGCAACGTGAATGGGAAAATGCCATTGCTGCTTCTGCACGGATCAATGGCAAAACCCGCTTCTGGTCCAACTTCGCAACCAGCGGTACGCAACTCATTCAACAGGGCGTCAGTGTCGTGATTATCTTCTGGGGTGTGTTTCTCGTGTCTGAGGGCGCAATCACCGTTGGTGGATTGATTGCGGCTAATATACTGGCGGGCCGCGTTTTGCAGCCCCTTGGTAATATCTCCCAAACATTGATCCGCGCGCAGCTCGCATTGAAAGCGATGGCTGCGATTTCTGACCATATGCAATTGCCTGTTGAAGGTGGCGACACAGTCGTGAGTGATCTGCGTGTGAAGAAAGGCGAGGTGTCGCTCAAAGGTGTCACATTCACTTATCCAGGTGCACCGGAACCGGCATTGAAAGATGTGAGCTTTGATATCAAAGAAGGCGAGACGGTAGCGCTTTTGGGACGGGTTGGTTCTGGCAAGACAACTCTTGGCAAACTGCTTTGCGGGCTTGTCGAAGCAGAGAGTGGACTTGTCTTGGTGGATGGCCATGAGCTTGCCCAATTTGAACGGGCAGAGCTTCGCGACGGTATCGGCTATTTGCCGCAAGACCCAGAGCTTTTCACGGGCACCATTCGCGAGAACCTATTGTTAGGCCAAGCACGGGCGACGGATGAAGATCTAAACCGCGCCTTATATTTTGCGGGTATGGATACATTCATTCAGGAAAACCCAGAAGGCCTCAATCAGTTTGTTGGCGAAAAAGGCAATCGACTCTCAGGCGGACAACGGCAAGCAGTCGCCATTGCTAGACTGCTGCTGCGGCGGCCAAAGTTATTGTTCTTGGATGAACCAACCAATGCAATGGATAGCCAAA from Hyphomicrobiales bacterium includes these protein-coding regions:
- a CDS encoding cytochrome P460 family protein, producing the protein MKTLLKSTALIAASLAVGLSAWVATPTTIHAQDAACTFPKAPDDFEQEEIDKLYECIKEKLYGGYAKTGHEIGANLQSWKVTQTGIGPSFAGHGNRFLKTYSNDIAYDEYIKWRDEGEFALPVGSVLAKASWKVNKKGEPQRGPLLIMTKVAKGEADEFGNWLYTGVNGAGKDFKVSQKFCHDCHGAYEHQDFLGYPAEEVRINAAE
- a CDS encoding TolC family protein — translated: MRRLFLLGVRGFSACALMFVPLVVGSYASAESMKNAVKTALTTNPSSKASLSDVRAIGDELSGLRSEYLPSVDLFGELGGQVVENDNVLSVSDSGRLNATRQIGVSTELTLFDGFRRANLVYRNAARLDGSIYRLLANSETIALNAVEAYIDVVRHRNLLHIAKRNVSRHFELADQVRARVSGGKSPISDGFQAQERFLAAREAVTGIEQSLRDAEARYKRVVGHKPRGKMSIPYVKRLPKNLNALISSSIANNNRIKLAGTVANEAGFEREILESGRLPRVSLNGRTSYGADRNGSRGNDVDAFLGVNLSWSLYNGGARKKQISAQQHRIDQANYQREDITREVKELASRAWNSLTANQKRSALLRQQVQANRKIVQNYIEEFQLSKRSLLDVLDAERAKFNNEVQKLSSEASLSFARFRMLAAQSKLSGYFGHDSSVAVGAPTFEKKLIDTPRAIFNIELEPLR
- a CDS encoding type I secretion system permease/ATPase, which gives rise to MASDTTQPSTVVYLKDDSGSDGRYLPVVEWLASEFSQPYSKAAVLAAVPDGFERKDGTVLARALQEVGLKSSLVVRDLREVDPIVLPCVLFLKNGQPIILTGFANGRKHARIIDLSKGEFEEEILARKLRREVQKSLLFVTEQASATAQRLGPETRAMASDKSHWLWKPLRDNWSAWAQIVVAALGINLFGLALPIFVMNVYDRVIPNLAFVTLWTLAIGVLIALVLDMILRTVRVNVLELASRRIDLVIASKLFRQAMRVKLLSRSGGAAGMANHIRDFEMVRDFFVSSSFVAMIDLVFIGIFVTVLWVIVGPIAIVPLLAVPIVVLLAFFAQIPIGRTVKQSQQLSTKRHVVLVESLLGIETIKSVNGEPTMQREWENAIAASARINGKTRFWSNFATSGTQLIQQGVSVVIIFWGVFLVSEGAITVGGLIAANILAGRVLQPLGNISQTLIRAQLALKAMAAISDHMQLPVEGGDTVVSDLRVKKGEVSLKGVTFTYPGAPEPALKDVSFDIKEGETVALLGRVGSGKTTLGKLLCGLVEAESGLVLVDGHELAQFERAELRDGIGYLPQDPELFTGTIRENLLLGQARATDEDLNRALYFAGMDTFIQENPEGLNQFVGEKGNRLSGGQRQAVAIARLLLRRPKLLFLDEPTNAMDSQTETTVISRLNELKKEGVGMILSTHRNSLAAIADRTIIIDKGVKILDGTSTDVMTLLKKNAAKKGG